The region cttacagactTGCATTTCAATGGCCTAATTGCATTATCAGCATGTGTCCATAAATATTGGAGCATGCTGATGACATAAGCAAATTGCTTGGGTGACTTTGCTGGCTATGTTATGAAAGAGTTGTGCAGATTCATGTTGAGAAATGTTCATTGTTTGAGAaattgttcttcttttcttaGGATCACTCGAAGGAGTGTGATTTTGTTGCTGTGTCTTGCCCTAAGAATTGCGGTAAGGAATTCCAAAGGAAAGATCTAAAACAGCATTTGAAGGATGACTGTCCAAATAGGACCATCTTCTGCGATGAAGAGGTTTTGTGGAATAGCATGGAGGTTTGTTGCTGCGCTCGATTTACTATCCTTTGGGTCCTCAGGAGTTGCTTCCGATACACGTCATttggtgaagaaaaaaagtgataagtgtaataaataataattattattaaaaatattataaaatataatattttgaagtatataatattataaaatgtaataatataaatatgataaaatgtaATTATATATGATTATAgaataatgattataaaattaatgttataaATATCAAAGGAGCATCTTTATGCATGCAGTTGCAAGGAaggctgaaaaaataatgacagaTTGTTTGAATCAGAGTTGAACCCATGGTGGTCTTTTGTTCTGCAATCTGATATCCTATCATtggaattttttcattctttgaaaatgttcttgCATAGGCCCAGTGCGGTACCCCTTTTTCATCTCACCCAAAATCTTGCTGAAATTCCATGGCATGTGTTAAAACATTCAGTCATTAATCAAATATTATTTGTGCAGAATCATTTCCCAGATTGTCCTCGATACCCTTTGTCTTGTGAGAAGTgcggaaaagaaaacattccaAGAAACGAGGTTAGTTCCATTTTGCTGGATATGTGGCATACTATGAGTGCTATTTGCATACACTGATTGGCTAGCTTGTAGGAGAAAAGTCAAATCCTTTTGTCTACAGGGAACTTCATTGTCACCTGATGCCGCCaaaaaaattggaatttaGTGGTCttctttgttattattatttgtggtattttttatattattattattattattattattattattattattattattattattattattattattattattattattattaactagTTGTTTATTCTGTTCAACAGTGgatgattttgatttttcttctCCAGATGCAAgatcacaatgagaaagagtgtCCAACGGCGGAGCTCAAGTGTCCTTTCAATGTTGTGGGCTGTCCATTTGAGGTACAAcaagcatttattttttttccctatgTTATATATGGCATGCAGCGTTATTGTAAGGAATTATTAATAGATAATgacgatcaaatttaatattcatttgTTACAATGCTAATAAACCTTTCTAACCTAGCCACcgtgggcaaaattcaaaaaagattttaaaccatagtgaggccagtaggtctaattaagaTAAAATATTGGAAAGACTAAACGAgcggagtggttaggaagaagATTTGAAATGGTGTTGAAGAAGAGGTGTAGCTTTTTACTCTGGGAATACTGACTCCATAGTGAATTTCCTCTATTGATTTCTAGTTGGACAAGAGTGCAtcctggttttttttttttcctgtttgctgctattgttgttgttgttggtttttttttttttcacgttgCGTATTTGATTCCTTCAAAAGGGAACTCGTCCAGCAGTGGATGAACATGTTAAGGACAAGATGTTAAGTCATTTGATGGACCTCACAAAGGAATTCGGAGCATTGAAGATTGAGCGGCCAGGCCTCCAAGCACCGAAGAGTGGCTCTCGACGCACCAAGGGTGGGGTAGAAGCCCAAGAGCAGGCTGGTCAAGAAGTGCCAGTCACTAATTTGGCAAGGCTGTGTCAAGAACAGCAAACGGAAATCGATAGACTGAGAGGCCTTGTTAATGAGATGACAGGCACGGTGGAGAGTTTAGAACACCGCCTGAATGATTCGTGCATGAAGGTGAAAACGCTGTTGCAAGAACGAACTATCAGGTTGGTGAGATGCTACGCTATCGCGTGTTGACTCTTTGAAAATCCACTGCTCCAGGCGCGCACAGCCATCGCTGCTCCTTGTGTTGCGTTCGCACTGCGTAAGCTCTGCATCTGCGGGGTACGAACGAGAAATTTGTCATTAATTCTAGACTCTGAGGTCTTAGAAATTTTGGCGCGAACTTAGTCGTAATCAAGTGTCACTTTGCCAGGCTTTTGCATCTCATAACACCGTGACAATTTGGGTTATAGTTGTCTGGGTTTAATCTCACTTTATAGATGCAGatatcaaaataaataaagaagttAATAAAATACTGAGTTGAAGTCCAACAACTTTCAAAAAGGCTTTGCAAAAGGTAAATTTCATCCCGACGTTTGCCACTTCCCGGAAACGTGAAGCTTTAACCTCTTACGATCTTTTCGCTCGCGAGTCCGGGTGAAATCAATGTTAGAATCATTGCAGTAGAAACCATCGCTTGCTTACACTAACagtttttaaaagaatttcCTATGTGTACCATATATCTTGGATGAACCCCTCTTGTGCTCAGTATACTGATTACAAAAAATTCTTCGCGGTAAATCTGATGGATTGTTACTATgttaaatggatttctagtttctaaagaaaatgtggtgctgcatcggtgggcgagtgaaacaaaaatttggttttatcaaacgagttgataaaggttaaattaccaccgtgaaagatttagaaagctgacgtttcgagcgttagccatTCGTCggagcgttggcccttcgtccTATCGACtctgaaagatttagaaagcggACGTTTCGAGCGCTAGCCATTCGTCggagcgttggcccttcgtccTATCGACTCTGACGAAGgcctaacgctcgaaacgtcagctttctaaatctttcacggtggtaatttaacctttatcaactcgtttgataaaaccaaatttttgtttcaatggtAGCACCATGAGGTAACTCCTTACAATCTCTCTCGAAAAAACGTAGAGTGATCAGTAAGGCcgcaaatgaatgaaaatgaaatattttcacgtTCGTTTTGTTAGGTTCAACCGTCAAGAAACGAGAGGGTTTGATTTTGAGGGCCGTGTGTGCAATGGCTCATACATCTGGAGGATTGAAAACTACCAACAGCGTCGCCAGGACGCCATCAACGGCATTGCTACGGCCGTACACAGCCCAGCCTTCTATACCAGCCTCTATGGTTACAAGCTGTGCTTGCGTATCAACTTGAATGGCGTGGACAGTGGAGTTGCAAGATACATTGCTCTGTTTGTTCACATGATGCAGGGCGATTATGATAGCATCCTTGAGTGGCCATTTACCGGAAACATCACCCTCACCATCTTGGACCAATCCGAGAGCACTGAACGTCAGCACATCAGTGAGTCACTTATTGCCAAGCCCAATCTTTTGGCCTTTCAGCGGCCAACAGCTCCACGCAACTACAAGGGGTATGGCTACGTGGAGTTTGCTCCGATCGAGCACATCCACGGTCCTCGGTACGTTAAAAACAATACCATGCTGATTCGCATTCAAATTGAtcattgaagaagcgtttgcTCCAATTCAGCAAGTACAGCGTCAAGCACAGGAGTGGTCGGACTTGTTAGGTTAGACGTGATGTCATCATAACAGTtcagttattttcttttccaatatCCGGTGTAATAAATATTTGGATACCGTATGGTTCATAATATTAGGATTAAAAGCTATGTATGTTATATCCTTTCAAGATAATGCTTTAGTTTTAATGTAATGGAGGTATTCTCCTAAATTTAAGCTCAAGGTCTATTTTATTAAGTCTGGTTCCATgctggaaggaaaaaaaacgaaactaaGTACAATGAATGAGGAAATTGTCAATATTGCACAGTCTTAGTGTTTAAGGTTGTCAAGACCTGATCCAATTCTCTATTCAGAAACtcatattacaataatttcagAAGCATAGTGTCTATGAACGTTCGACTCCACTCATTCTAAACTTCTATTACTCTCCTTTCCACCTCCTTTAGATGATATTAAATACTATTATTTATAACTAACAAGGAATTCACAGCCTTCCAAAGTGATCATAATTTTCAAGAAGACAATGGCAACATCAAAAAGAAGAGAAGTACTTTTATGTCCACGATGttgatttctttttacttAGATTAAATGACGATtcattgaaactgaaaaaattagGTCTCTAAAAATCATCATTATTTAacagaaagaaattttttttagtcttgatatcttataataataattattacagtgaCAAACACTTTTCGGGCATTATGAGCCAGATCCTGAATGTATTAGCTTGTAATATGACACAAGATGTGTTACTAATGAACATGACATTCTTCAAAGTTTTGGGCACAGTTTTCACAAAGTTGAAACAAACTTCATGTCTTGTGTTTTACAAGAAGATATGAAGCCTGCCATTTGCTATGACCaattatgtgaaaaaatgAGGAGCTTGAAACTTCTTTCAGTTGGTTGGTCtagaaataaatgaatgacTATGTCAATGAGAAGCTCATGTACGTAGATTGATTAAATTGAGGAATTCAATTTTAGCAATAAACTGCTctttaaactttattttgaagttGCTACTGGCTTTCCCTAGGATGATCAGAGGAAAATATCAAAACCTTTGGAGAACGTCACCATTTTTAGTTGGAACACAGCATTTCCCCATGTTAGCCCCAGGGGCGGGGATATTTGTTTCAAGATTTTAGCTCTACCCCAGGGGATTTAACGAGCATTTGTGAGGGCTGGCAACTGATACATGCATTAGCTCTAGTCAGGGTGCTTATGATCGACGCAATTTGATCAGTCATGGTGCGGAATACCTCAAACTCAAACGACAGGCAAGGCTGGCACTCAGAAGATGAGTCATTAGTATACGATATTTTGCTGCTCATTTGCACTCAATTACCTCTTCAAAAAGTATTGTTGGGATATGACGTTGGTCTGGTTCAAGTTGCAACCGTTTCCAACCTGACCACCTGCAGGCAAGGAGTCTTATTTCAAACAAGACTGGggcacttttttgttttgaagattcACCGCTAAAAACATCCCACTTTGTGGCTGTGGCTGGTTAAATTAGCCCCTTTAATCATACCTGGATAGTTTGTATGTATTTGACCCTGGAAAAAGCATAGTATGTAAACTGACTGGTTTTCTTTTGtagtaataattgtaaatttaaaaaatgttaattGTCATCCGGCTCAGGCTAGTTAGAATGTAGCTCAAGTCATtcataattaaatttttagaaaacatttttaatgaGGGGGCTTTTAGTTAGCATAACTGATAATGTGTGACTCCTCCATTCATGTATTAATTAACTTGTTGTGTCAGACCACACAAAATTCAAACCAAGTTTAGATTTTGTAAGACCATTTGAAGCCTGCACTGtttggtttcatttttttagcaGAAAATATGTAACTTGTATCTTGGAAACATGTAGTAAAGATTTTTCCAGGACATGACATTCAAAGGGATTTACAAGGATATTTCACATTTCACACAGGACCTAAAAAAAAGCCGATGTATTGGTAATCAGATTTAACCATACTGGATGGTATATGACCACTCAGACATATCTCCATCGCTGCTTGTAATCACAAGGCTACACATGAATATTTATTCTCCGATGACAAATTACACCATGTAAACCCGCCATTAGCCATCTCCcttgtttttaaattatttgccTAAGATTAACACTGTCACATGGTCTCAGTTTAATGACATCATTTCCTCTCCCACCTCCCGTGCCACTTCCAACCCCCTATACTCCCCCCATTTAGCTAGGGCTCtccaaaatacaaattacATGGACgtcaaaaaatacaaacagcTGCGTAAATCCtgacaaaatttaaagatGCACATGCTGCAGGAGGCTGTGTTGAAAAAAGTAGTGCATATGCGGTAAACAGATAGGTAAGCAACACTTCCTTTCTCTAAATTTCTGTGGAAGTGGAAGacccaccccctcccccacgCAAAACCCGGGGCTTttgacttttttgaaaaagctaTGTTGCGAGGGTAGACGGTCAAATGCCCCACCCGTTAGAGCTTCAAAGAGGGTCAAATCGTTTGTTTAAATGTACATATTCTGTAATAAACAATTGGCTACTGTTTGGATTAACAATCGCCCAGAACTGAAAAAGCCGTGGTTGTTTCATGGCATACATTTACTTATGAATGAAGTCTCATCCAACAAATAATATATGTAAACAAAGACGATCtccaaaagaaacagaagCTTTAAATATATGAACATTAATCTGCGAGATCACTGTGGCATGCACTCGTGAAATAAACGAATA is a window of Acropora palmata chromosome 11, jaAcrPala1.3, whole genome shotgun sequence DNA encoding:
- the LOC141897828 gene encoding TNF receptor-associated factor 6-like, coding for MSCLLGTEASSSCWGETSTNPVSLFGRNEPPSRFPDNRRSEGYDECFDPPLKKEHECPICLLGLREPVQTPCGHRFCRGCILRSIRDAGPKCPVDNQYLDELQLTPDYYAMREMLNHAVFCKLCPWRGPLRKLEDHSKECDFVAVSCPKNCGKEFQRKDLKQHLKDDCPNRTIFCDEEVLWNSMENHFPDCPRYPLSCEKCGKENIPRNEMQDHNEKECPTAELKCPFNVVGCPFEGTRPAVDEHVKDKMLSHLMDLTKEFGALKIERPGLQAPKSGSRRTKGGVEAQEQAGQEVPVTNLARLCQEQQTEIDRLRGLVNEMTGTVESLEHRLNDSCMKVKTLLQERTIRFNRQETRGFDFEGRVCNGSYIWRIENYQQRRQDAINGIATAVHSPAFYTSLYGYKLCLRINLNGVDSGVARYIALFVHMMQGDYDSILEWPFTGNITLTILDQSESTERQHISESLIAKPNLLAFQRPTAPRNYKGYGYVEFAPIEHIHGPRYVKNNTMLIRIQIDH